From the genome of Ptychodera flava strain L36383 chromosome 20, AS_Pfla_20210202, whole genome shotgun sequence, one region includes:
- the LOC139120223 gene encoding uncharacterized protein, whose amino-acid sequence MAAERDNGNAVTSTDGVHNATEHNNEPGFAQNLADFASVFKSYVGIAIVEMAFDFRQSGIVLGLVSLIIIASMSDYCGHLLLKCKREVIRRLCQDHRHVPSEIHLDSTGKSHTVEDGVSAEKETSERFERALTYGDIGYLCLGTAGRVLVDAGLCIMQISFCTSYVSFLVLTGVAFVSSLKVGNTSTATGHVSGIDLELNISESGYDWSLNGHFYVLYDHTKEGDIKFHNESHQLESESPETPFNRDRSGLPQNVSETIRIIETFEGRQESNEIESTDPGQSKVLESTATSPYLMYFLTFTVFLLASLVRNARSFGPISLVGTGAMSLALLAIAIYIFADFQIYEDVVAFRWTTLPVVWGHMTASYEGIGMLLPLEASMHNNRHRLSLFLHLVIVLESGIFIFFGIIGYLRFGDHVHQTLTSNLPYNDALVYGVNAACCLGILCTYPLQLFPVIQICEGLLFAPGGVFGPRKSSEVDVEESEDTPLSGAKNKVADGQKEDRYRNLHGRGLIPDSVATWKRNVLRVGAVLVTFVFAVIFKENLAYTIGLPGAVAGMLLAFILPCVFHLVLNWRQLKLTIIIKDVAIIVISVISGIASFITVIQQMIT is encoded by the exons ATGGCAGCAGAGAGGGACAACGGCAACGCGGTTACAAGTACCGATGGCGTTCACAATGCAACTGAACA caacaacgaACCAGGGTTCGCCCAGAACTTGGCTGACTTTGCCAGTGTGTTCAAGTCATATGTCGGAATCGCCATTGTTGAAATGGCTTTCGACTTTCGGCAGAGTGGCATTGTG CTAGGTCTCGTTTCTCTAATAATAATTGCGTCCATGTCTGACTACTGCGGTCACCTTCTCCTTAAGTGCAAGAGAGAGGTTATCAGAAGACTTTGTCAAGACCATCGTCATGTACCATCCGAGATACATTTGGATTCCACGGGAAAGAGCCATACTGTGGAAGATGGCGTGTCTGCAGAGAAGGAGACGTCAGAGCGATTTGAAAGGGCATTAACGTATGGTGACATCGGATATCTGTGTTTAGGGACCGCTGGGCGTGTCTTAGTCGACGCTGGACTTTGCATCATGCAGATTAGTTTCTGTACGAGTTACGTCTCTTTCCTTGTGCTCACTGGTGTAGCCTTCGTCTCTTCCCTCAAAGTTGGCAATACATCAACCGCTACCGGTCATGTTAGTGGCATTGACCTTGAACTTAATATATCAGAATCGGGGTATGACTGGAGTCTTAATGGACATTTCTATGTCTTGTATGATCACACAAAAGAAGGCGATATTAAGTTTCACAACGAAAGTCATCAATTGGAAAGTGAATCGCCTGAAACACCTTTTAATCGAGACAGATCAGGATTACCTCAAAATGTAAGCGAGACTATCAGAATTATTGAAACGTTTGAAGGTCGACAGGAAAGCAATGAAATAGAGAGCACAGATCCCGGACAGAGTAAGGTTCTTGAATCAACGGCGACATCGCCCTACCTGATGTATTTCCTAACATTCACTGTATTTCTCCTGGCAAGTCTAGTTCGTAACGCTCGAAGCTTTGGACCTATAAGCCTTGTTGGTACTGGGGCAATGAGTCTAGCGTTGTTAGCTATCGCTATTTACATATTTGCAG ATTTCCAAATATATGAAGATGTCGTTGCCTTCAGATGGACGACTTTACCAGTGGTTTGGGGACATATGACGGCTTCCTACGAAGGTATAGGTATG CTACTACCATTGGAAGCCAGCATGCACAATAACCGTCATAGATTATCGTTATTCCTCCATCTTGTCATAGTTCTTGAGTCCGGCATCTTTATTTTCTTCGGGATTATTGGTTACCTTCGCTTTGGTGACCATGTTCACCAAACGTTGACATCAAATCTTCCTTACAATGATGCACTTGTTTACGGAGTCAATGCTGCGTGTTGTTTAGGGATATTATGTACCTATCCTTTGCAACTATTCCCTGTGATACAAATCTGTGAAGGTCTTCTTTTTGCACCAG GCGGGGTCTTTGGACCAAGGAAGAGTTCAGAAGTAGATGTTGAAGAGTCTGAAGATACTCCTTTGTCAGGAGCAAAAAACAAAGTCGCTGATGGGCAGAAAGAAGATCGCTACCGTAATCTGCATGGAAGGGGACTCATTCCTGACTCA GTAGCAACATGGAAACGAAACGTATTGAGAGTAGGAGCTGTGTTGGTCACCTTCGTCTTTGCCGTGATATTCAAGGAAAATTTAGCATATACTATAGGCTTACCAG GAGCTGTTGCCGGCATGCTGCTCGCCTTCATTCTCCCGTGTGTGTTCCATCTAGTACTGAATTGGAGACAACTGAAACTGACCATTATTATCAAAGACGTCGCAATAATTGTGATAAGTGTGATTAGTGGAATCGCCAGCTTCATTACTGTTATTCAGCAAATGATAACATGA